One Mycolicibacterium parafortuitum DNA segment encodes these proteins:
- a CDS encoding sensor domain-containing protein — translation MTTAARRATVLTAVCAAALLTGCTRHVDNPQARPAALAAPITEIQVVDLLSPKVLGEDGNLFVVADPERCAGLAREVDPPLIEAGGPLATDGGHWITEDGQFYIEEMVAVYRSDFDAAAAVQSARRLVDECSGERLSVTTMRDRVYDFTVQPAAGDGPDGSALWGLRAADWNCDNLFVAAHNAAVEITTCGTSPGYDVASLAEDALERINRLANTTA, via the coding sequence ATGACGACGGCAGCGCGGCGCGCGACGGTGCTCACCGCCGTCTGCGCCGCCGCGCTGCTGACCGGATGTACCCGGCACGTCGACAATCCGCAGGCCCGTCCCGCGGCCTTGGCCGCCCCGATCACCGAGATCCAGGTGGTGGATCTGCTCAGCCCGAAGGTGCTCGGTGAGGACGGCAACCTGTTCGTCGTCGCCGACCCGGAACGCTGCGCCGGGCTGGCCCGCGAGGTGGACCCGCCGCTGATCGAGGCGGGCGGGCCGCTGGCCACCGACGGCGGCCACTGGATCACCGAGGACGGCCAGTTCTACATCGAGGAGATGGTCGCGGTGTACCGCTCCGATTTCGACGCGGCCGCCGCGGTGCAGTCGGCGCGTCGCCTTGTCGACGAGTGCAGCGGTGAGCGGCTGTCGGTCACCACGATGCGCGACCGTGTGTACGACTTCACCGTGCAACCCGCCGCCGGCGACGGCCCCGACGGCAGTGCGCTGTGGGGGTTGCGGGCCGCGGACTGGAACTGCGACAACCTGTTCGTGGCCGCCCACAACGCGGCCGTCGAGATCACGACGTGCGGAACCTCGCCCGGCTATGACGTGGCGAGCCTGGCCGAGGACGCCCTGGAGCGGATCAACCGGCTCGCCAACACCACCGCATAG